Proteins encoded within one genomic window of Rubripirellula tenax:
- a CDS encoding DUF1501 domain-containing protein encodes MMKRKETIGQQCFRQSLEDRTRRHFLRDSTTGLGALWLASQSAATDAAVLPKHARDNPLSPLAPPLSAKVKRVIYLHMVGAPSQLELFDYKPDLKMLDGKDCPQSFLDGKRFAFINGTPKMLGPQFPFRQHGDCGAWFSDRMPHLASHADDLCFIKTMQTDQFNHGPAQLMVHTGTSQMGSPSIGSWVTWGLGTENSDLPGFIVLLSGGRLPRVGKALWSAGFLPSVYQGVQCRSQGDPVLNVSNPNGVTREERRRVLDTLDELNRHSHESFGDPETLTRIAQYEMAFRMQASAPEVMDLKNESAQTLAAYGADPEKESFANNCLLARRLVENGVRFVQLYDWGWDTHGSSKSEALEFGLVDKCKQTDQPIAALLADLKSRGLMEDTLVVWGGEFGRTPMRENRGGKEMAFMGRDHSPDAFTIWMAGAGVKSGYTHGETDAVGYTPAVDPVQVRDMHATLLHLMGFNHQQMSYPFKGLNQKLTGVKEARVVEAILA; translated from the coding sequence ATGATGAAACGAAAAGAAACGATTGGGCAACAGTGTTTTCGTCAATCGCTGGAAGATCGAACGCGACGGCATTTCCTGCGAGACTCGACGACCGGCTTGGGGGCGTTATGGCTGGCGTCGCAATCCGCTGCGACCGATGCTGCTGTGTTGCCAAAGCATGCACGCGACAATCCGCTCAGCCCCCTGGCACCGCCGCTTTCGGCAAAGGTCAAACGAGTCATCTACTTGCATATGGTAGGTGCGCCCAGCCAGCTTGAACTGTTCGATTACAAGCCCGACTTGAAGATGCTTGACGGGAAAGACTGTCCACAATCTTTCTTGGACGGCAAGCGGTTCGCATTCATCAACGGAACGCCCAAGATGCTCGGACCGCAGTTCCCCTTTCGACAGCACGGTGACTGCGGTGCGTGGTTCTCAGATCGGATGCCTCACTTGGCTTCTCACGCGGACGATCTGTGTTTTATCAAGACGATGCAGACGGACCAATTCAACCACGGGCCGGCCCAATTGATGGTCCACACCGGGACCTCGCAAATGGGGTCGCCGTCGATCGGTTCTTGGGTGACGTGGGGACTGGGTACCGAGAATTCCGACTTGCCCGGTTTCATCGTGCTGTTATCGGGTGGGCGGTTGCCGCGAGTCGGGAAGGCGCTTTGGAGTGCCGGTTTTTTGCCATCGGTTTACCAGGGCGTGCAGTGTCGATCGCAGGGTGATCCGGTGCTGAATGTGTCGAATCCCAACGGAGTGACTCGCGAAGAACGGCGACGGGTGCTGGATACGCTAGACGAATTGAATCGGCATTCGCACGAATCGTTCGGTGATCCCGAAACGTTGACGCGGATCGCCCAATACGAGATGGCGTTCCGCATGCAAGCATCTGCACCGGAGGTGATGGACCTGAAGAACGAGTCTGCGCAGACGCTGGCGGCCTATGGCGCCGATCCCGAGAAAGAGTCGTTCGCTAACAATTGCTTGTTGGCACGCCGGTTGGTCGAAAACGGAGTCCGCTTTGTTCAGCTTTACGATTGGGGCTGGGACACTCATGGATCCAGCAAAAGTGAAGCACTCGAGTTCGGACTGGTCGACAAGTGCAAACAAACCGATCAGCCGATCGCAGCGTTGTTGGCTGACCTGAAGAGTCGCGGATTGATGGAAGACACGCTAGTCGTATGGGGCGGTGAATTCGGAAGGACGCCGATGCGAGAAAATCGCGGCGGCAAAGAGATGGCTTTCATGGGGCGTGATCACAGCCCCGACGCGTTCACGATCTGGATGGCCGGCGCGGGCGTTAAATCGGGCTACACGCATGGCGAAACCGATGCGGTGGGTTACACGCCCGCCGTCGATCCGGTGCAAGTACGTGACATGCATGCGACGCTACTGCATTTGATGGGTTTCAATCATCAACAGATGAGCTACCCGTTCAAAGGCCTGAATCAAAAGCTGACTGGCGTGAAAGAGGCACGTGTCGTAGAGGCGATTTTGGCTTGA
- a CDS encoding PSD1 and planctomycete cytochrome C domain-containing protein — protein MPLTFPSNSTTLHPLGPLVLVLSFVSVGSAETVDFGRDIRPLLNAHCVSCHGGVKKAADISFIHRDEALLVIEPGHPNDSLLIQRITSTNEYEVMPPPEHGHPLSDEAVALFRTWIAEGASWQQPWSYEVPKSIEVPRVGDVSWPRGSIDAFVLARLENEGIAPAPDASPAQWLRRVTLDLTGIPPTPSEHNDFIAAAEHSGEKAYRTKVDDLLRRAGFGHRWASVWLDQVRYADSRGLGLDGRREIWKYRDWVIRSFNDDMPYDEFTIKQIAGDLLPDATIDDRLATAANRLTQTNEEGGTDDEEFRIAAVLDRVSTVWQTWQGITFGCVQCHSHPYDPINHEEFYQFAAFFNNTVDCDLNEEYPLLSVPLDDRDFARAGEMDNQVNALEESLWARERAIVADEDDGWWPINDFTAAATEQTKVKTETRDGRTEFVTLDTLSVGTAMTIDASLPGQHETISAIRATFLPRHPDTAKADSEWGFMVSHFEAALIAADGTRTPVAFTRVIGDEPHPMKDPEQSLNAKNSDGFAAYSRIHHARSAVFVLRSPLSLTAKSHLELKWSNKAQMLGAFPLVTRRGYFEASSEPDLMEKLAADDLITSRNHLKKLKGVRRSIASSRTPVMAERPANLKRPTHVFIRGLFLTKGDEVVPQIPLAFGRLPDDAPKDRLALAKWLVSPENPLTARVAVNRVWSILFGIGLVATEEDFGTSGETPSHPQLLDHLAIEFATTQGFSTKKLIRSIVLSRTYRQSAAIRADVQDHDPENRLLARGPRFRMPAEMVRDQALAASGLLSDDFGGPPVFPPIPDGIWKPFAADKWKTAGPGDRNRYRRTIYTYTKRSIPYPMTSTFDAPSREFCSPRRLRSNTPLQALVTLNDVTFVECANALAQRMESNGSDLNQKIRFGFLAVASREPDAAESSAIENLFQQSVDHGSSRGDAMRDVASVLMNLDEIMSK, from the coding sequence ATGCCTTTGACCTTTCCGAGCAACTCGACGACGCTTCATCCACTCGGGCCGCTTGTCCTGGTGCTCTCGTTCGTTTCCGTCGGTTCAGCCGAAACGGTTGATTTTGGCCGGGATATTCGCCCGCTGCTTAACGCGCACTGCGTTTCCTGTCACGGTGGAGTGAAGAAGGCGGCTGACATTTCGTTCATCCATCGCGACGAAGCACTCTTGGTGATCGAACCGGGGCACCCCAACGATTCATTGTTGATCCAGCGCATCACGTCGACCAACGAATACGAAGTCATGCCGCCGCCCGAACACGGACATCCGTTGTCGGACGAAGCCGTCGCGTTGTTTCGAACCTGGATTGCCGAAGGTGCATCGTGGCAACAACCGTGGTCCTATGAAGTTCCCAAATCGATCGAGGTGCCGCGAGTTGGCGATGTAAGTTGGCCCCGTGGATCGATCGACGCGTTCGTCTTGGCAAGGCTAGAGAACGAAGGCATTGCGCCAGCACCAGATGCGTCGCCAGCCCAATGGTTGCGCCGAGTCACCTTGGACTTGACCGGCATTCCGCCGACACCGTCCGAGCATAACGACTTCATCGCCGCGGCCGAGCATTCGGGAGAAAAGGCGTACCGCACCAAGGTTGATGACCTGCTGCGTCGTGCCGGTTTCGGACACCGTTGGGCGTCGGTGTGGCTGGACCAAGTTCGGTATGCCGATTCGCGCGGTCTCGGTTTAGACGGCCGCCGCGAAATTTGGAAGTACCGCGATTGGGTGATCCGTTCTTTCAACGACGACATGCCGTATGACGAGTTCACCATCAAACAGATCGCCGGCGACTTGTTGCCGGATGCGACGATCGACGATCGGCTTGCAACCGCCGCCAATCGATTGACGCAAACCAACGAAGAAGGTGGTACCGATGATGAAGAGTTTCGTATCGCCGCGGTCTTAGATCGCGTAAGCACCGTTTGGCAAACGTGGCAGGGCATCACGTTTGGTTGTGTTCAGTGTCACAGCCATCCCTACGACCCGATCAACCACGAAGAGTTCTATCAGTTCGCGGCGTTCTTCAACAACACCGTCGATTGCGATTTGAACGAAGAGTACCCGCTGTTGAGCGTACCGTTGGACGACAGAGACTTTGCCCGGGCCGGTGAAATGGACAACCAAGTGAATGCCCTCGAAGAATCGCTTTGGGCGCGAGAACGTGCCATCGTTGCGGACGAAGACGACGGATGGTGGCCGATCAATGACTTCACCGCTGCGGCAACCGAACAAACGAAGGTCAAGACCGAGACACGCGACGGACGCACCGAGTTCGTAACGTTGGATACCCTTTCGGTGGGTACCGCCATGACCATCGACGCGAGTTTGCCGGGTCAGCATGAAACGATCTCTGCGATACGTGCGACGTTCCTGCCTCGCCATCCGGATACGGCCAAAGCGGATTCGGAATGGGGTTTCATGGTCTCGCACTTCGAAGCCGCGTTGATCGCTGCCGACGGGACTCGTACGCCCGTCGCGTTCACGCGAGTGATCGGCGACGAACCGCATCCGATGAAGGATCCCGAGCAGAGCCTCAATGCAAAGAACAGCGACGGATTTGCCGCATACTCCCGCATTCACCACGCCCGATCCGCCGTGTTTGTGCTTCGCAGCCCCCTATCGTTAACCGCCAAATCACACTTAGAGCTGAAGTGGTCCAACAAGGCGCAGATGCTGGGTGCGTTCCCGCTGGTTACCCGCCGTGGATATTTCGAGGCCTCCAGTGAACCGGACCTGATGGAAAAACTGGCCGCCGACGATTTGATCACCAGCCGAAATCACCTCAAGAAGCTCAAGGGCGTACGCCGATCGATTGCATCGAGCCGAACGCCGGTCATGGCCGAACGTCCGGCCAATCTGAAGCGACCGACCCACGTGTTCATCCGCGGCCTGTTTTTAACCAAGGGTGACGAAGTTGTGCCGCAGATACCACTTGCCTTCGGTCGACTGCCCGACGACGCGCCGAAAGATCGCTTGGCGTTGGCAAAGTGGCTTGTGTCGCCTGAAAACCCGCTGACCGCGCGGGTTGCCGTCAACCGCGTGTGGTCGATCCTGTTCGGGATCGGGTTGGTCGCGACCGAGGAAGATTTTGGCACCAGCGGTGAAACGCCTTCGCATCCCCAGTTGCTAGATCACTTGGCGATCGAGTTCGCTACGACTCAGGGTTTTAGTACGAAGAAACTGATTCGATCAATCGTGCTCTCCCGGACGTACCGTCAATCGGCCGCCATCCGCGCGGACGTGCAGGACCACGATCCAGAGAACCGTTTGCTTGCTCGTGGTCCGCGTTTCCGGATGCCTGCAGAGATGGTCCGTGACCAGGCACTGGCAGCGTCGGGCTTGTTGTCCGACGATTTTGGTGGGCCGCCCGTGTTTCCGCCCATCCCCGATGGAATTTGGAAACCGTTTGCCGCTGACAAATGGAAAACCGCTGGTCCGGGCGACCGAAACCGGTATCGGCGGACGATCTACACCTACACCAAACGCAGCATTCCGTACCCGATGACGTCGACGTTCGATGCACCGTCGCGAGAATTTTGTAGTCCTCGGCGGCTGCGATCGAATACTCCGCTGCAAGCGCTGGTAACTTTGAACGATGTGACATTCGTTGAATGTGCGAACGCATTGGCCCAACGGATGGAATCGAATGGAAGCGATTTGAACCAAAAGATCCGATTCGGTTTTTTGGCGGTGGCGAGTCGAGAGCCCGATGCGGCGGAAAGTTCAGCGATCGAGAACCTGTTTCAACAATCGGTCGATCACGGATCCAGTCGCGGCGACGCGATGCGCGACGTTGCTTCGGTGTTGATGAACCTTGATGAAATCATGAGCAAATGA
- a CDS encoding serine/threonine-protein kinase, with amino-acid sequence MNDREADEKFVGTAVDRSLVSQDGATQITARLAVGDGPAQRIALEGGWMSPTAIEITEAFMSPEDLAPGYKLLDVIGQGALGVVYRAHQERLRRDVAVKAILQARSTQSGVLQRFQKEATAIGRMQHPNIVSAFDSGTHRGRVYLVMEWVRGGDLRSRIERGRLPLAHALSIVKQAAMGLAYAASHDIIHRDIKPANLMLADAPAGYDLPPGAPLVKIADFGLARFNDPGGIEDDQLTVTGATLGTPMYCAPEQLTGDPVDHRADIYALGATLFTMLSGVPPYDSVRIHSLVLAKVTGEPPRWEQFPDTVPTSVRELIVDMIQPDPSKRIADYATLIRRIDAQVHAPESSVAKSGTSIVPSRLHRRTVITALVAGIVSIVGVGGLLISKKNSDVKPPRSIETLWSQPLFDGQSLAGWTNHQSVWSVRADAEGSRVLAGKGLISHPISELPSELSGPAVGRGVRVRVDTSTAGAAEVQLAFEAESPNETIQWCVRLTRGEAQLGRRAGIDGEWVKHAGHAADQSPDSESPVWQDVQWSQFGQRWFAYHDGKLLGSFDVVAESTPVLRLAAEGGEAFFSDISVFGLESQST; translated from the coding sequence GTGAATGATCGCGAGGCGGATGAAAAGTTCGTCGGCACGGCGGTGGATCGGTCCCTGGTCAGTCAGGACGGCGCGACACAAATCACCGCGCGGTTGGCGGTCGGTGACGGGCCGGCCCAGCGAATCGCACTGGAAGGCGGTTGGATGTCGCCGACGGCGATCGAGATCACCGAAGCTTTCATGTCGCCGGAGGACTTGGCGCCGGGATACAAATTGTTGGATGTGATTGGGCAAGGAGCCCTCGGTGTCGTTTACCGCGCGCATCAAGAACGGCTTCGTCGCGATGTCGCTGTCAAAGCGATTTTACAGGCCCGGTCGACCCAGTCGGGTGTATTGCAGCGTTTTCAAAAAGAGGCCACCGCGATCGGACGAATGCAGCACCCCAATATCGTTTCGGCGTTTGATTCGGGAACGCATCGCGGTCGCGTTTATCTGGTGATGGAGTGGGTGCGTGGCGGCGATCTGCGATCGCGAATCGAACGTGGCCGCCTGCCGCTGGCTCACGCCTTATCGATTGTCAAACAAGCCGCGATGGGATTGGCCTACGCCGCATCTCACGACATCATTCACCGCGACATCAAGCCGGCCAACTTGATGTTGGCCGATGCCCCGGCCGGTTACGATCTTCCACCCGGGGCGCCGCTGGTCAAAATCGCGGATTTTGGCTTGGCTCGCTTCAACGACCCCGGCGGTATCGAAGACGATCAATTGACCGTGACCGGCGCCACACTTGGAACGCCGATGTATTGTGCACCGGAACAATTGACCGGCGATCCGGTCGACCATCGCGCGGATATCTATGCACTCGGCGCGACGTTGTTCACGATGCTGTCGGGCGTACCACCGTACGATTCCGTGCGGATTCACTCGCTCGTGTTGGCCAAAGTGACTGGCGAGCCACCGCGTTGGGAACAGTTTCCGGATACTGTGCCGACGTCTGTGCGAGAGTTGATCGTCGACATGATCCAACCGGATCCGTCGAAACGCATCGCGGACTACGCGACTCTGATTCGCCGCATCGATGCGCAAGTGCATGCACCGGAGTCGAGTGTAGCCAAGTCGGGCACGTCGATCGTACCGTCGCGACTCCATCGCCGAACCGTCATCACCGCGTTGGTCGCGGGGATCGTAAGCATCGTTGGCGTCGGCGGCTTGCTGATTTCAAAGAAAAATTCCGACGTAAAGCCACCGAGGTCGATTGAGACGCTTTGGTCCCAGCCGCTGTTCGATGGCCAGTCCCTCGCCGGTTGGACGAATCACCAATCCGTCTGGAGCGTGCGAGCAGATGCCGAAGGGTCTCGAGTTCTGGCCGGCAAAGGTTTGATTTCGCATCCCATTTCGGAATTGCCGTCGGAATTGAGTGGCCCCGCCGTTGGACGCGGCGTTCGCGTTCGTGTCGACACCAGTACAGCGGGCGCGGCGGAGGTCCAGCTGGCATTCGAGGCCGAATCGCCAAACGAAACCATCCAGTGGTGCGTGCGGCTGACTCGCGGCGAGGCACAATTGGGTCGTCGCGCCGGCATCGATGGCGAATGGGTCAAACACGCGGGACATGCGGCGGATCAGTCCCCAGATTCCGAATCGCCGGTCTGGCAAGACGTCCAATGGAGTCAGTTTGGCCAGCGATGGTTTGCCTATCACGACGGCAAGCTGCTGGGCAGTTTCGACGTCGTTGCGGAATCCACCCCGGTGCTTCGACTGGCGGCGGAAGGTGGTGAAGCCTTTTTCTCGGACATCAGCGTTTTCGGTCTCGAATCGCAATCGACGTAG
- a CDS encoding NAD(+) synthase, whose protein sequence is MSIANPAANAAASMRMIDGVDADLVVLPELGLTGYTCGDLFASDALIESAMDALAEIAAHTSLHRKVVIVGLPMVVGNSLMNVAAVMAGGNIEAVIPKTFLPTYREFYEGRHFRASTGADPKTIELFGDDVPFGTDILVRQGDAVIAVEICEDFWTPIPPSSHAAIAGANVLVNLSASNETIGKASWRRDLVRSQSGRCIAAYVYSSAGPGESTSDLVFGGHCLIAENGGILGESRRVGDGVDPSHVGETIVTRDVDLQRLAHDRRVIGSFDDAMTRAHRDFRTVTIELPEVDEDRGPLPRMDLLRHLDAHPFVPDESDELEARCAEIFAIQTAGLIKRLSRLGKNTTLSIGVSGGLDSTLALLVAIRACDAIGKPRTDIAGITMPGFGTTDHTRASADQLIELTGIRPELIDIRQLCLDTFLSLAHSPLGISINDETKVDGLQSTLNQVSDDAKDLTFENVQARIRTMLLMSRGFVLGTGDMSEQALGWSTYNADHMSMYNVNTSIPKTLVRFLVRYAADHDHDGPLREVLHRIADTPISPELLPPRSDGTIRQATEATVGSYELLDFFLYHFVRNGFDRDKILYLASHAKFDQTYESETIATTLDGFFKRFFINQFKRNCVPDGPKVGSVSLSPRGDWRMPSDADSDAFRE, encoded by the coding sequence ATGTCCATTGCCAATCCGGCGGCCAACGCCGCGGCTTCGATGCGGATGATCGACGGGGTCGACGCAGATCTTGTCGTTCTGCCCGAACTGGGTCTAACGGGTTACACGTGCGGAGACTTGTTTGCGTCGGATGCATTGATCGAATCGGCGATGGATGCACTTGCCGAGATTGCAGCGCACACATCTTTGCACCGGAAAGTGGTGATTGTCGGATTGCCAATGGTCGTCGGCAACTCGCTGATGAACGTTGCCGCGGTGATGGCAGGCGGCAACATCGAGGCTGTGATACCGAAGACGTTCTTGCCGACGTATCGCGAGTTTTATGAAGGGCGCCATTTTCGAGCTTCGACGGGGGCCGATCCGAAAACGATCGAATTGTTTGGGGATGACGTTCCTTTCGGAACCGACATTTTGGTGCGTCAGGGTGATGCGGTCATCGCGGTCGAAATCTGTGAGGACTTCTGGACACCGATTCCGCCCAGCTCGCACGCCGCGATCGCGGGCGCCAATGTGCTGGTGAATTTGTCGGCCAGCAACGAAACGATTGGCAAAGCGTCGTGGCGCCGCGACTTGGTACGAAGTCAATCGGGCCGATGCATCGCGGCTTACGTCTATTCGTCGGCCGGTCCAGGCGAATCCACTTCGGATTTGGTCTTCGGCGGCCATTGCTTGATCGCCGAAAACGGCGGCATTCTGGGTGAATCTCGCCGTGTTGGCGATGGTGTAGATCCCTCGCACGTCGGCGAAACGATCGTGACGCGCGACGTTGACCTGCAGCGTCTGGCCCACGACCGGCGCGTCATCGGATCGTTCGATGATGCGATGACTCGGGCTCACCGAGACTTTCGTACGGTGACGATCGAGCTTCCCGAAGTCGATGAAGATCGGGGGCCTCTGCCGCGAATGGATTTGCTGCGTCACTTAGATGCGCACCCGTTCGTGCCGGACGAAAGCGACGAATTGGAAGCTCGTTGTGCCGAGATTTTTGCGATTCAGACTGCCGGGTTGATCAAGCGATTGTCGCGTTTGGGCAAGAATACGACGTTGTCGATCGGCGTTTCGGGTGGACTGGACAGTACTCTAGCGCTGCTGGTCGCAATCCGAGCTTGTGATGCGATCGGGAAACCGCGAACGGACATTGCCGGGATCACGATGCCCGGTTTTGGTACGACGGATCACACCCGTGCCAGCGCCGATCAGTTGATCGAGTTGACCGGCATTCGTCCCGAACTGATCGATATCCGTCAATTGTGTCTCGACACATTTCTATCGCTCGCGCATTCACCGCTCGGCATCTCGATCAACGATGAAACCAAAGTCGACGGATTGCAATCGACGCTGAACCAAGTTTCCGACGACGCCAAGGATCTGACGTTCGAGAATGTTCAGGCGCGGATTCGCACGATGCTGTTGATGAGCCGCGGTTTCGTGCTGGGCACGGGCGACATGAGCGAACAGGCACTCGGCTGGTCAACCTACAACGCCGATCACATGTCGATGTACAACGTCAACACGTCGATTCCCAAAACTTTGGTCCGTTTCTTGGTGCGGTATGCCGCCGACCACGATCACGACGGTCCGCTGCGAGAAGTACTGCACCGAATTGCCGACACGCCGATCTCGCCCGAGTTGTTGCCGCCGCGATCGGACGGGACGATCCGCCAAGCGACCGAGGCGACGGTGGGTTCCTACGAGTTGCTGGACTTTTTCTTGTACCACTTTGTCCGCAACGGTTTTGATCGCGACAAGATTCTGTATTTAGCTTCGCATGCGAAGTTCGATCAAACCTATGAATCAGAAACCATTGCAACGACGTTAGACGGTTTCTTTAAGCGATTCTTTATCAACCAGTTCAAACGCAACTGCGTTCCCGACGGCCCAAAAGTCGGCTCGGTCAGTCTGTCGCCGCGTGGCGATTGGCGAATGCCCAGCGACGCGGACTCGGATGCGTTCCGTGAATGA